A window of Euwallacea similis isolate ESF13 chromosome 10, ESF131.1, whole genome shotgun sequence contains these coding sequences:
- the LOC136411554 gene encoding supervillin-like: MVCCYCLQAHETVSNRPRLWSSQTNVRHHHDAHAPLITMNSTEEITSYKTAQDFYLSPTFSKRSTLSYDYPEKSAKKEKKWFLGSLFRRKKKEESESSSEEEQKRGFLGRRRKKGESKRRKPKTVGGFDHIVLPHKPQQNFNGYHHHEDTGILSDPSGGFSNYIGRSLPLSSSNQKATSIGSGDSISKKKVKELVKARAAARRTNLGHDSSSDEDSSLRSNSSLKVRSDESLANHSKRSRAARTERYLKRHSKDGENPHNYLRLSKSDIDRSPSRSPLPSLKSPQINTIPPNHGVHKYLVSNSTSNPSYKPPQSMNDYNNSKRSTSYDANIHKDKENGVIHVNFPILRPQVCTRQPPQPPPRDPNRTVHAHYFENGRPTTVHFEPRSKSFNYSQLRSGSRSTSEVHIPNQVPQAVRPASTTPEPKYVSRSRSERHTVDGYNYLADKKPRSRKPIVIQSNKVEPRKEFPTQKALDFWKQIEESVNKQQKIAPQMFTSHTHVQSQVFLPPRTPSPFKPVSPTVNEVNHRLVESLSRVPKDDPLRKSANLEEALDELEAIYNSLRLGDENLLERAEQRENELVQRAEDLKKRGDSPKKRRIGKRGRIPDTKEDDMYNRKLVKEKSATISDPQAALSKMSYLLGSPMSQAYDSEGEMRKIMKPTKEPDVTFDDLGYRSVKRANASPKTVDLQPPFGIPLGPVSPAPPSDYLHAIPGVIYSHIPKKLPDVVKDDLAFRNLRKDSNKEPVLPAYPKKLDLNYLKKRRAVRSLSANIGNILGKDIKDSDEEGKSRTLTDIADAMEIARRVLREKGKDITETRKAFMSDSEVKRANGDAFKESRLKFLSDLSAETKASNNSSLDDLLNALAEEAKVTTERITQELKELENKRTSPEPLKPCQKLLKAVIDSNHLVDLEEVRELRVHSLPAESANIVQSCFKDSSEECHKVEIEHDYETIDSDDGKIDVEKMEEEVQREEMKKGQSPFREHRDELIASFQELNDVKTSKKTDSIYDNLEGKYSKKRSRLPIRWLRPVSCPDEAAMSETSKETRASGIARYKEERRKQLAEQFANAAASSSGSEGPRTTRASRLRAQAQEKNLNSPKTEKITSPLSDSPATKPTIERDKSSKRKSNLNRSLTSEVAPPNSLYDDPKTARRRRRFFPPEVLDQAPRPSATNTASPTTSTSLPSPLLFTAPTSPNVAIPTSPCSITHSSTVSRVAPRRSELSIHMENARKSVTTSESHKYKPFAVRKSQISSPKTSPSGMTRHHSYSDREKTTTGAVKRPSPSSVSDTETNRNIARRMEELTAFTRETLARVERLANRTRESPKNLTKGERFITRPSSILKRKSKEEKEAVVVVNEAPSAAHAVPVSILKRKGAQDDKTEAHSTHTPPVTFSPSVVEPASSKKKQGILKKRRSLDESTVMRHRSCSPDVANKASDSRSILKSQRRSSLEELRRTQSPEVHIHGILKRKPSKHEDDDVSLNSPHGILKRRSGASSAGSTSSTPHVSITTAVILAAAGGAEMILEPEVSQDSVKPILKKKSFSDEYSYSETTSSDGPKPILKKKSSTDTDEGEDSKPMRPILKLPKAGAREVLDTGQEGRYSRFSSGEDGGEMRPILKSGSLRADSPRPRLSFCGDAAPEVDNTEERRRRSSRRSYTICSDFNVQSNAITRDKEEDRDLRKARPLSVLELVRSFEKQLITEGESGGADESTGAIPKKSGQKRNNERYRTQPVTSDELQESRNLLRQEDPPIRPSNLTYHTFASLTDSSRSLDFASSLEDGAGLIYFLHSSTAAGFDASPEGSTCQKTSSDSAFQSLGDGLELEEPQDETEDLNINIHQSEMSSLASQMRSLAEEAKKKRMEKDIALVERKGILKPAQSETATPRRSQSFASPRSLLKGGPRHESAFRRVKPEKNEMCADKDDEGISSNESGSESDTEEVKIAKLKIKSGGADETTSEGESSGGREVKSIFKKESKLNLNFKLQLEGCLAKSKSSSFLRPVVKSCEAAAGSLEDQKELEEVEEPYKSGSGLRRSHTHTAGAMPRSIADLRAKLQESGEKEWMKRVALNNNSFDELKSLKEKNRYNDELSEKSLLAAKKDELDAASQQWKSRVEKSDAEKFSVAGKIGEKAKEAPPTINLPSTDNIKRTPQAKRYKGKEDASSTPSSPEKNIHFDLSRSKSALSPIAPNQPSDTLFAEDKSQNRIVPITKPDDFTFTAFFESVQRSEITNERADINLEDFDALDRQPLLSFKKNVQVPRRKGTSRNPIKALVDRTDISSQYTEVITGVAEREKRRLIIEKLSQNSNKSLDALAGLASNEDFKRVALKKGTGPTTLLPWKGLMLLQIKGRRHVQTRLVQPAASSINEGDCYLLVTSTALYNYTGTFSNVIERSRASDLANHIEKTGDLGCKVSKVINVSTSDVVQRQLQDFWKLLGVDEIPVTAKTGHVNEDEIYEANILQANMIYTLERQELVPNDIYWGAIPKYEMLKETAVIVFDFGSEMYVWSGKNAALEKKKMALKLAKEMWEDGYNYSDCRVNPLSVAEALGEREVKEIPLQADKRPSWALFAKITQHRETILFREKFLDWPDFSRVIRAKGGKDEGLKRGKGSIEIRPCNVDEMLKDKCQNPNLLVQNTHLGRGDTYFDEETRRLFSYDTEEIKAWRITENTHEELGEKSKGQFYDEDSYIYSWRFRQTVKGRELDGNPSKHLQVGRDMCVFFCWHGNYSSINEKCTAAFLTVELDKENAPQIRVTQGFEPAAFLRLFNGSMVIHHGKRGEDRQNGPKLFIVRGELEEEAYLMEVPLEIASLRSRTSFLLVDVDKAKVIIWHGCKSSEQKRKVTNDLLGKILEKRPEELFAMESGDEVEVEEIEEGEEGEFLDLLGSDRGNYHSLLKSKVDFDFTPRMYQMSSATGNFIAEEVLCPHRSQHSSPYAFVQSVLYKTRQPGLVLFDNRHELWLWQGWWPEKDEESELSVDQTGSGAIRWQAQRRAAMQTAVNYWRKAHEEDSEVVAYLVWAGLEPLEFRNLFPRWEVRPDVRELNLQDGKRDNSKLLLQRELALLSRTTYPLAEILQRPLPEGVDPTQLEIYLSDSDFQNLLHMSKDEFENLPAWKKTSLKKEKGLF, translated from the exons ATGGTTTGTTGCTATTGCTTGCAAGCCCACGAA aCCGTGAGCAACCGACCACGCCTATGGTCATCCCAAACAAACGTCCGCCATCACCACGATGCTCATGCACCCCTCATCACCATGAACAGCACCGAAGAGATCACCTCCTATAAGACCGCTCAGGACTTTTACCTTTCCCCCACCTTCTCTAAGAGATCCACCTTGAGCTATGACTATCCTGAGAAGTCGGCCAAAAAGGAGAAGAAATGGTTCCTGGGTAGTTTGTTCCGTAGGAAGAAGAAAGAGGAGAGCGAGAGCAGTAGTGAGGAGGAGCAGAAAAGGGGATTCTTGGGACGCCGCCGAAAAAAGGGGGAATCCAAGAGACGTAAGCCCAAAACTGTGGGAGGTTTTGATCATATAGTGCTTCCTCACAAACCTCAGCAAAACTTCAATGGGTATCATCATCATGAGGATACTGGAATTTTATCAGACCCTTCCGGGGGGTTTTCGAACTACATTGGAAGATCACTCCCTCTTTCCTCTTCTAATCAAAAAGCGACTTCTATTGGGTCTGGGGACAGCATTtccaagaaaaaagttaaagaattGGTGAAGGCTAGAGCTGCTGCTCGCAGGACCAACTTAGGACATGATAGTAGCTCTGATGAAGATTCCTCACTGAGATCGAATTCTTCTTTAAAAGTAAGGAGCGATGAAAGTCTGGCCAATCATAGTAAAAGATCCAGAGCTGCTAGGACTGAAAGATACCTCAAAAGGCATTCAAAAGACGGAGAAAACCCTCATAACTATTTGAGACTTTCCAAGTCTGACATAGATAGATCTCCTAGTCGCAGCCCTCTGCCTTCACTTAAATCCCCTCAAATCAACACCATACCTCCCAACCATGGGGTGCATAAGTACCTTGTGAGCAATTCTACCAGCAACCCCTCATACAAGCCCCCCCAATCCATGAATGACTACAACAACTCCAAGCGTAGCACCTCTTATGACGCCAATATTCATAAAGACAAAGAAAATGGAGTGATTCACGTGAATTTTCCGATTTTACGACCTCAAGTGTGCACTAGACAACCCCCACAGCCCCCTCCTAGAGATCCAAATAGGACCGTGCATGCACATTATTTTGAGAACGGTAGACCTACAACTGTGCATTTTGAGCCGAGGTCCAAATCTTTTAATTATAGTCAATTGAGGTCTGGATCGAGATCAACGTCTGAAGTTCATATACCTAATCAAGTACCCCAAGCTGTGAGGCCTGCATCTACCACTCCAGAGCCTAAATATGTTAGCAGAAGCAGGAGTGAAAGACACACAGTTGATGGATACAATTACTTGGCGGATAAGAAGCCCAGAAGCAGGAAGCCAATAGTTATCCAAAGCAATAAAGTCGAGCCTAGGAAGGAATTTCCTACGCAGAAAGCTTTGGATTTCTGGAAGCAAATTGAGGAAAGTGTAAATAAACAACAGAAGATTGCTCCTCAGATGTTTACTAGTCATACGCATGTGCAATCGCAAGTTTTTCTTCCTCCAAGGACTCCAAGTCCTTTTAAACCAGTCTCCCCCACTGTTAATGAGGTTAACCATAGATTAGTAGAATCTTTAAGTCGAGTTCCCAAAGATGATCCTCTGAGAAAGTCTGCAAATTTGGAGGAGGCTTTGGATGAATTAGAAGCAATTTACAACAGCCTTCGTCTTGGagatgaaaatttattggaaagGGCTGAGCAAAGGGAAAATGAGTTGGTTCAGAGGGCTgaggatttgaaaaaaagggGAGATTCGCCCAAGAAGAGAAGGATTGGCAAGAGAGGCAGAATTCCTGACACGAAAGAGGATGATATGTACAATAGGAAACTAGTCAAGGAGAAATCCGCAACTATTAGTGATCCTCAAGCCGCTTTATCGAAGATGAGCTACTTGCTGGGATCTCCAATGAGTCAGGCATATGACAGTGAAGGGGAGATGAGGAAAATCATGAAACCTACCAAAGAACCTGATGTGACTTTCGATGATTTGGGTTATCGCAGCGTAAAGCGCGCCAATGCGAGCCCCAAAACTGTAGATTTGCAACCCCCATTTGGAATTCCATTGGGACCAGTCTCCCCTGCCCCACCTAGTGACTACCTCCATGCAATTCCTGGAGTCATATACAGCCACATACCTAAGAAACTCCCGGATGTAGTGAAAGATGACTTAGCTTTCCGAAACCTACGGAAGGACTCTAATAAGGAACCAGTTCTTCCTGCCTACCCTAAAAAGCTAgatttgaattatttgaagAAGAGGAGAGCTGTGAGGTCTCTGTCTGCAAATATTGGGAACATCCTAGGGAAAGACATCAAAGATAGTGATGAGGAGGGCAAAAGTAGGACTTTAACAGACATAGCTGACGCCATGGAAATTGCCCGTAGGGTTTTAAGAGAGAAGGGCAAGGATATTACCGAGACCCGAAAGGCTTTTATGAGTGATTCTGAAGTGAAGAGGGCGAATGGAGATGCATTTAAAGAGAGTCGCCTCAAGTTTCTTAGCGATCTTAGTGCGGAAACCAAGGCCTCAAACAATTCCTCTTTGGACGATTTGTTAAATGCTCTAGCAGAAGAGGCCAAAGTCACCACTGAGAGGATCACGCAGGAGCTCAAAGAGTTGGAGAACAAGAGGACAAGTCCTGAACCGTTGAAGCCTTGCCAGAAGCTTTTGAAGGCTGTGATAGATAGTAATCACCTAGTTGATTTAGAAGAAGTGCGCGAGTTGAGAGTACACTCTCTTCCTGCGGAGAGTGCCAATATTGTGCAATCTTGCTTCAAGGATAGTTCAGAGGAGTGTCACAAGGTGGAGATTGAGCACGACTATGAGACTATCGACTCGGATGATGGGAAGATCGATGTAGAGAAGATGGAGGAGGAGGTACAAAGAGAGGAGATGAAAAAAGGTCAATCCCCTTTCAGAGAGCATCGCGACGAGCTGATAGCGTCATTTCAAGAGCTGAACGACGTGAAAACCAGCAAGAAAACTGACTCGATCTACGATAACCTTGAAG gtaaatattctaaaaaacgGTCGAGACTGCCCATCAGATGGTTACGCCCCGTTTCCTGCCCCGATGAAGCCGCCATGTCCGAAACGTCTAAG GAAACGCGAGCAAGTGGCATCGCGCGCTACAAGGAGGAGCGGCGCAAGCAGCTGGCCGAGCAATTTGCCAATGCAGCGGCTTCCTCAAGCGGATCTGAGGGCCCCAGGACCACGAGGGCTTCCAGGCTGAGAGCCCAGGCCCaggagaaaaacctcaattcGCCCAAGACTGAG AAAATTACGTCGCCACTGTCAGATTCGCCCGCAACAAAGCCCACCATCGAGCGCGACAAGAGCAGTAAGAGAAAGTCGAACCTCAATAGATCTCTCACCTCTGAAGTGGCTCCCCCGAACAGCCTTTATG atGATCCGAAAACCGCCCGACGCCGACGCCGATTTTTCCCTCCAGAGGTATTGGACCAAGCGCCGAGGCCGTCAGCCACTAACACTGCCTCTCCGACCACGTCTACAAGTCTGCCTTCTCCGTTACTATTCACTGCCCCAACTTCCCCTAATGTGGCGATACCCACAAGCCCTTGCTCCATCACTCACAGCTCTACTGTGTCGAGAGTCGCACCTAG acgCTCTGAATTGTCCATTCACATGGAGAATGCCAGAAAAAGCGTTACCACTTCAGAATCGCACAAGTATAAACCCTTTGCTGTGCGAAAGTCTCAAATCTCCAGCCCTAAAACTAGTCCCAGTGGGATGACGCGTCATCATAGCTATTCCGACAGAGAG AAAACTACAACTGGTGCCGTTAAGCGCCCATCTCCGAGCTCTGTCTCCGACACTGAAACTAACCGAAATATTGCCAGGAGGATGGAGGAACTGACCGCTTTTACTCGGGAAACTTTAGCTCGCGTGGAGCGGTTAGCCAATCGAACACGAGAGTCCCCAAAAAATTTAACCAAGGGCGAGAGATTTATTACAAGGCCTTCATCAATACtcaaaagaaaatctaaaGAGGAAAAGGAGGCCGTTGTGGTTGTCAATGAAGCTCCTAGTGCTGCTCACGCAGTGCCGGTCTCGATTCTGAAACGAAAAGGCGCTCAAGATGATAAGACTGAGGCGCATTCGACTCACACACCTCCAGTGACGTTTTCGCCCAGCGTAGTAGAACCTGCTTCCAGCAAGAAGAAACAGGGGATATTGAAGAAGCGGCGCAGCTTGGATGAATCTACGGTAATGCGTCACAGGAGTTGCAGCCCGGATGTCGCCAACAAGGCTTCTGATTCTAG GTCAATACTTAAGAGTCAAAGAAGATCTTCTTTGGAAGAGCTGCGGCGCACGCAGTCGCCGGAAGTCCACATCCATGGCATTCTAAAGCGTAAGCCCTCAAAACACGAAGATGACGACGTTTCGCTTAACTCTCCTCACGGCATTCTCAAGCGCAGATCCGGAGCGAGTAGTGCAG GTAGTACTAGCAGTACCCCCCACGTTTCCATCACCACAGCAGTGATACTGGCCGCCGCAGGCGGTGCCGAAATGATCCTGGAGCCAGAAGTCAGTCAGGATTCAGTAAAGCcaatattgaaaaagaaaagctTCTCTGATGAGTATTCGTATAG tgaaactaCTTCCTCTGATGGGCCAAAACCCATCCTTAAGAAAAAGTCTAGTACCGACACCGATGAGGGTGAAGACAGTAAGCCCATGAGACCTATTCTGAAGCTTCCTAAAGCGGGGGCAAGGGAAGTCTTAGATACTGGCCAGGAGGGGCGGTATTCTCGGTTTTCAAGTGGTGAAGATGGtg gtgaaaTGAGACCGATTCTGAAATCAGGCTCTCTTCGCGCAGATTCGCCCCGTCCACGACTCTCATTCTGCGGCGACGCTGCCCCAGAGGTTGACAACACTGAAGAGAGGCGTAGACGCAGCTCACGCCGGTCATACACGATTTGTTCCGATTTTAACGTCCAATCAAACGCCATTACTCGAGATAAAGAGGAGGACAGGGATTTGAGAAAAGCGCGACCTCTGTCGGTGTTGGAGTTAGTTCGATCATTTGAGAAACAATTGATCACTGAAGGAGAAAGTGGAGGTGCCGATGAAAGTACTGGTGCTATTCCGAAGAAGAGCGGGCAGAAGAGAAACAACGAGCGATATAGGACGCAACCCGTGACGTCAGATGAGCTGCAAGAAAG CCGCAACCTGCTACGCCAAGAAGACCCACCTATTCGCCCTTCGAACCTGACATATCACACGTTTGCCAGCCTCACGGACTCCTCCCGCTCTTTAGACTTTGCCTCCTCTCTGGAAGATGGCGCTGGTTTAATCTACTTCCTGCACTCATCTACCGCAGCAGGCTTCGACGCTTCACCCGAAGGGTCTACTTGTCAGAAAACCTCCTCAGATTCGGCCTTCCAGTCTCTGGGCGACGGCCTCGAACTTGAAGAACCTCAAGACGAGACTGAAGATTTGAATATCAACATCCACCAATCAGAGATGTCCTCCTTGGCCAGTCAGATGAGGAGCCTTGCGGAAGAGGCCAAGAAGAAACGCATGGAAAAAG ATATAGCTCTAGTTGAAAGAAAGGGGATTTTGAAGCCTGCCCAATCAGAAACTGCGACGCCGCGACGCAGTCAATCGTTCGCGTCTCCGCGCAGCCTGCTTAAAGGCGGCCCACGTCACGAATCCGCGTTTCGCCGAGTAAAACCGGAGAAAAACGAAATGTGCGCGGATAAGGACGACGAAGGTATTTCGAGTAATGAATCGGGTTCCGAATCCGACACGGAGGAAgttaaaatagcaaaattgaAGATCAAAAGCGGCGGTGCGGATGAGACCACCTCGGAGGGCGAGAGCTCGGGAGGGAGGGAGGTCAAAAGCATTTTCAAGAAGGAGAGTAAGctgaatttgaatttcaa GCTGCAGTTGGAAGGGTGTCTAGCCAAAAGCAAGAGCTCTTCGTTTCTGCGTCCTGTAGTCAAATCATGTGAGGCCGCAGCTGGCAGTTTGGAAGACCAAAAGGAGTTGGAAGAGGTCGAGGAGCCTTACAAGTCAGGCAGCGGGCTCAGAAG gTCTCACACGCATACAGCTGGTGCCATGCCTCGTTCCATTGCGGATTTAAGAGCGAAATTGCAGGAGAGTGGCGAGAAGGAGTGGATGAAGAGGGTGGCCCTGAACAACAACAGTTTTGATGAGCTAAAATCCCTGAAGGAGAAGAACCGCTACAAT GATGAGCTCTCGGAGAAGTCATTACTAGCAGCGAAAAAAGACGAGCTAGATGCTGCCTCTCAGCAATGGAAAAGTCGCGTGGAAAAGAGCGATGCTGAAAAGTTCTCCGTGGCAGGAAAAATTGGGGAAAAGGCCAAGGAAGCGCCACCTACCATCAACTTGCCTTCGACGGATAATATCAAGAGAACCCCGCAAGCGAAACGATACAAAGGAAAAGAAG atGCATCCTCGACTCCCTCTTCcccagagaaaaatattcattttgatCTCTCCCGAAGCAAATCGGCCTTATCCCCGATAGCGCCTAATCAGCCTTCGG ACACTCTATTTGCGGAGGACAAATCTCAGAACCGTATAGTTCCCATCACAAAACCTGACGACTTCACTTTTACCGCGTTCTTTGAAAGCGTGCAACGCTCTGAAATCACAAACGAGAGGGCGGATATCAACCTTGAGGACTTTGATGCTCTTGACAGGCAGCCCTTATTatcttttaagaaaaatgtacaG GTACCACGTCGTAAGGGAACCTCCAGGAACCCGATCAAAGCTCTAGTCGATCGGACGGACATCTCTAGCCAATATACCGAGGTCATTACGGGGGTGGCCGAGAGAGAGAAAAGAAGACTGATTATTGAAAAGT TGTCCCAAAACTCTAACAAGTCCCTGGACGCTTTGGCTGGCCTAGCCAGCAACGAAGACTTCAAACGCGTGGCGCTGAAAAAGGGCACAGGTCCCACGACCCTCCTACCCTGGAAGGGCCTGATGCTGCTGCAAATTAAGGGCAGACGTCACGTTCAAACTCGACTGGTGCAGCCGGCTGCTTCCAGCATCAACGAAGGAGATTGTTACTTGCTAGTCACCTCAACTGCTTTGTATAACTATACTGGAACTTTCTCTAACGTTATCGAGCGGAGCAGAGCCTCTGACCTGGCCAATCACATAGAAAAAACAGGAGATTTAGGCTGCAAAGTGTCCAAAGTGATCAATGTTTCTACCAGTGATGTGGTCCAGAGACAGCTGCAGgatttttggaaacttttagGCGTGGATGAAATTCCTGTTACTGCTAAAACCGGACATGTAAACGAGGACGAGATTTACGAGGCTAATATTCTTCAAGCCAACATGATCTACACGTTGGAAAGGCAAGAATTGGTGCCTAATGACATCTACTGGGGCGCTATTCCCAAGTACGAAATGCTCAAGGAAACTGCAGTGATAGTATTTGATTTTGGTTCGGAGATGTACGTATGGAGCGGCAAAAACGCCGCCTTGGAAAAGAAGAAGATGGCCTTGAAATTGGCCAAAGAGATGTGGGAGGATGGGTACAACTACAGTGATTGCAGGGTTAACCCTCTGAGTGTAGCCGAAGCCCTTGGGGAGAGGGAGGTCAAAGAAATACCCCTGCAGGCGGACAAAAGACCTTCGTGGGCGTTGTTTGCGAAGATCACGCAGCATCgagaaacaattttattcagGGAGAAGTTCCTCGATTGGCCTGATTTCTCAAGAGTTATTCGGGCCAAAGGAGGGAAAGATGAAG GTCTGAAACGCGGTAAAGGCTCCATTGAAATCAGACCCTGTAACGTGGATGAAATGCTGAAAGACAAATGCCAAAATCCAAATCTTCTTGTGCAAAATACCCATTTGGGACGAGGAGACACGTACTTTGATGAAGAAACTCGCCGCCTTTTCAGTTACGACACCGAGGAAATTAAAGCCTGGAGGATAACGGAGAACACTCACGAGGAATTGGGGGAGAAATCCAAAG GACAATTTTACGATGAAGACAGCTACATCTACTCCTGGAGGTTTCGGCAGACAGTCAAAGGGCGCGAACTGGACGGGAACCCCTCAAAACACCTCCAAGTCGGACGCGATATGTGTGTCTTTTTCTGTTGGCACGGCAACTACTCTTCCATCAATGAAAAATGCACGGCGGCCTTTTTAACCGTGGAATTGGATAAAGAAAACGCTCCCCAAATACGGGTGACTCAAGGTTTCGAACCGGCCGCCTTTTTGCGCCTCTTTAACGGCAGCATGGTTATCCATCATGGAAAACGCGGTGAAGACAGGCAAAACGGTCCCAAATTGTTCATCGTTAGAGGTGAACTAGAAGAAGAAGCCTACTTGATGGAAGTGCCTCTGGAGATTGCCAGTTTACGCAGCCGTACCTCGTTTCTTTTGGTGGACGTGGACAAGGCAAAAGTGATCATATGGCATGGGTGTAAATCCAGCGAGCAGAAGAGGAAAGTAACCAATGATCTTTTGGGTAAAATATTGGAGAAAAGACCGGAAGAGTTGTTCGCTATGGAGAGTGGTGATGAAGTTGAAGTGGAAGAGATTGAAGAAGGAGAGGAGGGCGAGTTTCTAGATTTGTTGGGGTCAGACAGGGGGAACTACCACTCTCTATTGAAGAGTAAGGTAGATTTCGATTTTACCCCAAGGATGTATCAAATGTCGAGCGCCACTGGGAATTTCATCGCAGAGGAGGTGTTATGTCCTCATAGAAGCCAACATTCTAGTCCATATGCCTTCGTACAATCGGTGCTTTACAAGACGAGACAACCAG GTCTGGTCCTTTTCGATAATCGACACGAATTGTGGTTATGGCAGGGTTGGTGGCCGGAAAAGGACGAGGAAAGCGAACTGAGTGTTGACCAGACAGGATCTGGAGCTATTAG GTGGCAGGCTCAACGCAGAGCGGCAATGCAAACCGCTGTCAACTACTGGCGCAAAGCCCATGAAGAAGACTCAGAAGTGGTGGCTTATTTGGTGTGGGCCGGCTTGGAACCTCTGGAATTCAGAAACC